Proteins from a genomic interval of Vanacampus margaritifer isolate UIUO_Vmar chromosome 4, RoL_Vmar_1.0, whole genome shotgun sequence:
- the rnf111 gene encoding E3 ubiquitin-protein ligase Arkadia isoform X2, translating into MKSEVPSEASSRQEHLKEPLVNPEPMEAAKSFPSNMEVIGMADSEFATLCSETRHRTLRDAAAHKDPERGLSGRRKRKVQQAGPSDCSLKVGHFSETSVAPERPREELLHHSSEDEHIHESSFSDFASSPSSCLRFSDSDTLSSEEDVESEPTGGQQKAPVLTTGATGVSLRTVAGRTRRTRSHKWVRSEAESVLLKRPCLGSRRTLHRKRFVKSVPGGGQRTQKQKERLLLQRKKREVIARRKYALLNSTSSSSEELSSGSSSPSSTEAEDELYVDVSSTSSQPNSAAVATGALDEDVVVIEATPAPAPPVPASEEINVTSTDSEVEIVTVGDGFRSRSLGGLGRIWANSCSQNRLQEPRGRHRLSTVIQPLRQNSGEVVDLTVDEDDLSVVPTTSGSIHSQMVRSSSSSSSQHASTSEINDAAGPSTSCPGSIPDSMHTPRPSGSTRTATEDDSRPGLSGSAGETAGTAMPRLPSCCQQHSPCGRPSPGHLSLSHSHSSCMQASSSQANGSQHGHGNTHHFVLHVHHPTPQPPGTLPFQEPSCAVERPSALPAPCAGVSGGSGNSGGNNGAHYHDQQTLPVDLSNSSVRSSGASFHGSTSAFDPCCPGSTSRPPAYVSQATPGPSQPAAVDSFSSGMVAQPQTQLQQPCRHYIHPSYGSLARSLHHQPSTACPHSHGNPQLPPQPPPQGDYVLPHNVHSFHPPLPSHPSGHTVPSAPPLTAHHLSGSSAPLAQHLPADHQSLPHHMPPLGSVQRLHQHEMLQRMEVQRRRMMQHPTRAHERPPPHPHRMHPNYGHGHHIHVPQTMSSHPRQPEQRTAWELGIEAGVTVASYPSGHLHSHLHHYHPTSRLHHFPIPFMHTGISEVTYPHIRYISSRMTGFGRTYEDLLHLEERLGTVNRGASQGTIERCTYPHKYKKRKLHGKQDEDEGADEDTEEKCTICLSILEEGEDVRRLPCMHLFHQLCVDQWLLTNKKCPICRVDIEAQLSAES; encoded by the exons ATGAAGAGTGAGGTGCCGTCTGAGGCCTCCAGCAGACAGGAGCACTTGAAGGAGCCACTGGTGAACCCGGAGCCCATGGAGGCAGCTAAGAGCTTCCCTAGCAACATGGAGGTGATTGGAATGGCAGACAGCGAGTTTGCGACCCTGTGTTCCGAAACGAGGCATCGGACCTTGAGAGACGCGGCGGCTCACAAGGACCCGGAGCGAGGCCTCTCTGGACGTAGAAAAAGAAAGGTCCAACAAGCAGGACCGTCCGACTGTTCGCTTAAAGTCGGACATTTTAGTGAGACTTCTGTGGCCCCTGAGCGTCCCAGGGAAGAACTCTTGCATCATTCTAGCGAGGATGAACACATTCATGAGTCCTCTTTTAGTGACTTTGCCTCGTCCCCTTCCTCCTGCTTACGATTCAGTGACTCAGACACACTGAGCTCTGAGGAGGACGTGGAATCCGAACCAACAGGGGGCCAACAAAAAGCCCCCGTGCTCACAACAGGAGCGACTGGAGTTAGCCTTCGCACCGTCGCGGGTCGAACGAGGCGGACCCGCTCGCATAAGTGGGTGCGGTCCGAGGCGGAGTCGGTGTTACTGAAGCGGCCGTGTTTGGGCAGTCGGCGAACTCTGCACAGGAAACGATTTGTGAAATCAGTTCCTGGGGGAGGGCAGCGTACGCAGAAGCAAAAGGAGCGACTACTACTGCAGAGGAAGAAACGAGAAGTGATTGCACGGCGAAAATATGCTTTGCTCAATAGCACAAGTAGTTCAAGTGAGGAGCTGAGCAGCGGCTCTTCGTCTCCGTCCTCGACCGAAGCGGAGGATGAGCTGTATGTGGATGTCAGCAGCACCAGCAGCCAGCCCAACAGTGCTGCAGTAGCCACAG GTGCTCTGGATGAAGACGTGGTGGTAATTGAGGCTACTCCAGCCCCGGCACCTCCTGTCCCTGCCAGTGAGGAGATCAACGTCACCTCGACAGACAGTGAGGTGGAGATCGTCACAGTTGGAGATGGTTTCAG GTCACGCTCATTGGGTGGTCTTGGTAGGATATGGGCTAACAGTTGCTCTCAGAACCGTCTCCAGGAGCCCCGAGGACGTCACAGACTGTCCACCGTCATCCAGCCGCTGCGTCAGAATTCTGGGGAGGTGGTGGACCTCACTGTTGATGAAGATG ACCTCTCAGTTGTGCCAACAACCTCCGGCAGCATTCACTCTCAAATGGTCAGGTCATCCTCGTCGTCATCTTCCCAGCATGCCTCTACCTCAGAGATCAACGATGCCGCAGGCCCCTCCACGAGCTGCCCCGGCTCAATACCCGACAGTATGCACACACCGAGGCCCAGTGGCTCAACTCGAACAGCTACAGAGG ATGACAGCAGACCAGGCTTGTCAGGTTCAGCGGGAGAAACCGCAGGCACGGCCATGCCCAGGCTGCCGTCGTGCTGTCAGCAGCACTCGCCGTGCGGAAGGCCCTCCCCCGGTCATCTGTCCCTCAGCCACTCCCATTCGAGCTGCATGCAGGCCTCGTCCTCTCAGGCCAACGGCTCCCAGCACGGTCACGGCAACACGCACCATTTCGTCCTTCATGTCCACCACCCCACACCACAGCCCCCGGGTACCCTGCCTTTCCAAGAGCCTAGCTGTGCTGTAGAAAGGCCCAGCGCATTGCCCGCGCCCTGCGCTGGTGTGAGCGGCGGAAGTGGCAATAGCGGCGGCAACAATGGAGCCCATTACCACGACCAG CAAACTCTACCAGTGGACTTGAGCAACAGTAGTGTTCGAAGCAGCGGGGCTAGTTTCCATGGCAGCACATCAGCCTTTGACCCGTGCTGCCCAGGCTCCACCTCGCGGCCTCCTGCGTACGTTTCCCAGGCCACCCCTGGACCCAGCCAACCAGCTGCGGTGGACTCTTTCAGCTCCGGCATGGTAGCCCAGCCTCAAACACAGCTACAGCAGCCATGCAGACATTACATACACCCCTCAT aTGGCTCTCTGGCCCGCTCATTGCATCATCAGCCCTCCACTGCCTGCCCTCATTCCCACGGGAACCCCCAACTTCCACCTCAGCCCCCTCCGCAAGGCGATTATGTCCTTCCCCACAATGTCCACTCCTTTCATCCGCCGCTGCCGTCCCACCCGTCAGGCCACACCGTACCCAGCGCCCCTCCTCTAACCGCCCACCACCTCTCCGGTTCGAGCGCCCCGCTGGCGCAGCACCTGCCCGCCGACCACCAGTCCCTGCCGCACCATATGCCACCGCTAGGATCAGTCCAGCGGCTCCATCAACATGAAATGTTGCAGAGGATGGAGGTCCAGAGGCGGAGGATGATGCAGCACCCCAC GCGAGCGCACGAGCGTCCTCCTCCTCACCCCCACAGAATGCACCCCAACTACGGCCACGGGCACCACATCCACGTGCCGCAGACGATGTCTTCCCACCCTCGCCAGCCAGAGCAGAGAACCGCATG GGAGCTCGGCATCGAGGCCGGAGTGACGGTGGCGTCGTACCCATCGGGGCACCTGCACTCCCACCTGCACCACTACCACCCCACCTCCAGACTGCACCACTTCCCCATCCCCTTCATG CACACTGGTATATCTGAAGTCACCTACCCGCACATTCGCTACATCTCATCTAGAATGACTGGCTTTGGAAGAACCTATGAG GACCTGCTGCATTTAGAGGAGCGACTGGGGACTGTGAACCGAGGAGCCTCTCAGGGAACCATCGAGAGGTGCACTTACCCGCACAAGTACAAAAAG AGAAAGCTGCATGGCAAGCAGGATGAAGACGAGGGGGCGGACGAAGACACGGAGGAGAAATGCACCATCTGTCTGTCCATACTGGAGGAGGGCGAGGACGTCAG GCGCCTGCCGTGCATGCACCTCTTCCACCAGCTGTGTGTGGACCAGTGGCTGCTCACCAACAAGAAGTGCCCCATCTGCAGAGTGGACATTGAGGCGCAGTTGTCTGCTGAGAGTTGA
- the rnf111 gene encoding E3 ubiquitin-protein ligase Arkadia isoform X1 yields the protein MKSEVPSEASSRQEHLKEPLVNPEPMEAAKSFPSNMEVIGMADSEFATLCSETRHRTLRDAAAHKDPERGLSGRRKRKVQQAGPSDCSLKVGHFSETSVAPERPREELLHHSSEDEHIHESSFSDFASSPSSCLRFSDSDTLSSEEDVESEPTGGQQKAPVLTTGATGVSLRTVAGRTRRTRSHKWVRSEAESVLLKRPCLGSRRTLHRKRFVKSVPGGGQRTQKQKERLLLQRKKREVIARRKYALLNSTSSSSEELSSGSSSPSSTEAEDELYVDVSSTSSQPNSAAVATGALDEDVVVIEATPAPAPPVPASEEINVTSTDSEVEIVTVGDGFRSRSLGGLGRIWANSCSQNRLQEPRGRHRLSTVIQPLRQNSGEVVDLTVDEDDLSVVPTTSGSIHSQMVRSSSSSSSQHASTSEINDAAGPSTSCPGSIPDSMHTPRPSGSTRTATEDDSRPGLSGSAGETAGTAMPRLPSCCQQHSPCGRPSPGHLSLSHSHSSCMQASSSQANGSQHGHGNTHHFVLHVHHPTPQPPGTLPFQEPSCAVERPSALPAPCAGVSGGSGNSGGNNGAHYHDQQTLPVDLSNSSVRSSGASFHGSTSAFDPCCPGSTSRPPAYVSQATPGPSQPAAVDSFSSGMVAQPQTQLQQPCRHYIHPSYGSLARSLHHQPSTACPHSHGNPQLPPQPPPQGDYVLPHNVHSFHPPLPSHPSGHTVPSAPPLTAHHLSGSSAPLAQHLPADHQSLPHHMPPLGSVQRLHQHEMLQRMEVQRRRMMQHPTRAHERPPPHPHRMHPNYGHGHHIHVPQTMSSHPRQPEQRTAWELGIEAGVTVASYPSGHLHSHLHHYHPTSRLHHFPIPFMHTGISEVTYPHIRYISSRMTGFGRTYEDLLHLEERLGTVNRGASQGTIERCTYPHKYKKKVLERDIDQQLTPEAWASIGKNMHATPESRKLHGKQDEDEGADEDTEEKCTICLSILEEGEDVRRLPCMHLFHQLCVDQWLLTNKKCPICRVDIEAQLSAES from the exons ATGAAGAGTGAGGTGCCGTCTGAGGCCTCCAGCAGACAGGAGCACTTGAAGGAGCCACTGGTGAACCCGGAGCCCATGGAGGCAGCTAAGAGCTTCCCTAGCAACATGGAGGTGATTGGAATGGCAGACAGCGAGTTTGCGACCCTGTGTTCCGAAACGAGGCATCGGACCTTGAGAGACGCGGCGGCTCACAAGGACCCGGAGCGAGGCCTCTCTGGACGTAGAAAAAGAAAGGTCCAACAAGCAGGACCGTCCGACTGTTCGCTTAAAGTCGGACATTTTAGTGAGACTTCTGTGGCCCCTGAGCGTCCCAGGGAAGAACTCTTGCATCATTCTAGCGAGGATGAACACATTCATGAGTCCTCTTTTAGTGACTTTGCCTCGTCCCCTTCCTCCTGCTTACGATTCAGTGACTCAGACACACTGAGCTCTGAGGAGGACGTGGAATCCGAACCAACAGGGGGCCAACAAAAAGCCCCCGTGCTCACAACAGGAGCGACTGGAGTTAGCCTTCGCACCGTCGCGGGTCGAACGAGGCGGACCCGCTCGCATAAGTGGGTGCGGTCCGAGGCGGAGTCGGTGTTACTGAAGCGGCCGTGTTTGGGCAGTCGGCGAACTCTGCACAGGAAACGATTTGTGAAATCAGTTCCTGGGGGAGGGCAGCGTACGCAGAAGCAAAAGGAGCGACTACTACTGCAGAGGAAGAAACGAGAAGTGATTGCACGGCGAAAATATGCTTTGCTCAATAGCACAAGTAGTTCAAGTGAGGAGCTGAGCAGCGGCTCTTCGTCTCCGTCCTCGACCGAAGCGGAGGATGAGCTGTATGTGGATGTCAGCAGCACCAGCAGCCAGCCCAACAGTGCTGCAGTAGCCACAG GTGCTCTGGATGAAGACGTGGTGGTAATTGAGGCTACTCCAGCCCCGGCACCTCCTGTCCCTGCCAGTGAGGAGATCAACGTCACCTCGACAGACAGTGAGGTGGAGATCGTCACAGTTGGAGATGGTTTCAG GTCACGCTCATTGGGTGGTCTTGGTAGGATATGGGCTAACAGTTGCTCTCAGAACCGTCTCCAGGAGCCCCGAGGACGTCACAGACTGTCCACCGTCATCCAGCCGCTGCGTCAGAATTCTGGGGAGGTGGTGGACCTCACTGTTGATGAAGATG ACCTCTCAGTTGTGCCAACAACCTCCGGCAGCATTCACTCTCAAATGGTCAGGTCATCCTCGTCGTCATCTTCCCAGCATGCCTCTACCTCAGAGATCAACGATGCCGCAGGCCCCTCCACGAGCTGCCCCGGCTCAATACCCGACAGTATGCACACACCGAGGCCCAGTGGCTCAACTCGAACAGCTACAGAGG ATGACAGCAGACCAGGCTTGTCAGGTTCAGCGGGAGAAACCGCAGGCACGGCCATGCCCAGGCTGCCGTCGTGCTGTCAGCAGCACTCGCCGTGCGGAAGGCCCTCCCCCGGTCATCTGTCCCTCAGCCACTCCCATTCGAGCTGCATGCAGGCCTCGTCCTCTCAGGCCAACGGCTCCCAGCACGGTCACGGCAACACGCACCATTTCGTCCTTCATGTCCACCACCCCACACCACAGCCCCCGGGTACCCTGCCTTTCCAAGAGCCTAGCTGTGCTGTAGAAAGGCCCAGCGCATTGCCCGCGCCCTGCGCTGGTGTGAGCGGCGGAAGTGGCAATAGCGGCGGCAACAATGGAGCCCATTACCACGACCAG CAAACTCTACCAGTGGACTTGAGCAACAGTAGTGTTCGAAGCAGCGGGGCTAGTTTCCATGGCAGCACATCAGCCTTTGACCCGTGCTGCCCAGGCTCCACCTCGCGGCCTCCTGCGTACGTTTCCCAGGCCACCCCTGGACCCAGCCAACCAGCTGCGGTGGACTCTTTCAGCTCCGGCATGGTAGCCCAGCCTCAAACACAGCTACAGCAGCCATGCAGACATTACATACACCCCTCAT aTGGCTCTCTGGCCCGCTCATTGCATCATCAGCCCTCCACTGCCTGCCCTCATTCCCACGGGAACCCCCAACTTCCACCTCAGCCCCCTCCGCAAGGCGATTATGTCCTTCCCCACAATGTCCACTCCTTTCATCCGCCGCTGCCGTCCCACCCGTCAGGCCACACCGTACCCAGCGCCCCTCCTCTAACCGCCCACCACCTCTCCGGTTCGAGCGCCCCGCTGGCGCAGCACCTGCCCGCCGACCACCAGTCCCTGCCGCACCATATGCCACCGCTAGGATCAGTCCAGCGGCTCCATCAACATGAAATGTTGCAGAGGATGGAGGTCCAGAGGCGGAGGATGATGCAGCACCCCAC GCGAGCGCACGAGCGTCCTCCTCCTCACCCCCACAGAATGCACCCCAACTACGGCCACGGGCACCACATCCACGTGCCGCAGACGATGTCTTCCCACCCTCGCCAGCCAGAGCAGAGAACCGCATG GGAGCTCGGCATCGAGGCCGGAGTGACGGTGGCGTCGTACCCATCGGGGCACCTGCACTCCCACCTGCACCACTACCACCCCACCTCCAGACTGCACCACTTCCCCATCCCCTTCATG CACACTGGTATATCTGAAGTCACCTACCCGCACATTCGCTACATCTCATCTAGAATGACTGGCTTTGGAAGAACCTATGAG GACCTGCTGCATTTAGAGGAGCGACTGGGGACTGTGAACCGAGGAGCCTCTCAGGGAACCATCGAGAGGTGCACTTACCCGCACAAGTACAAAAAG AAGGTGTTGGAGAGAGACATTGACCAACAGTTAACCCCCGAAGCTTGGGCCTCTATTGGGAAAAATATGCACGCAACCCCTGAATCG AGAAAGCTGCATGGCAAGCAGGATGAAGACGAGGGGGCGGACGAAGACACGGAGGAGAAATGCACCATCTGTCTGTCCATACTGGAGGAGGGCGAGGACGTCAG GCGCCTGCCGTGCATGCACCTCTTCCACCAGCTGTGTGTGGACCAGTGGCTGCTCACCAACAAGAAGTGCCCCATCTGCAGAGTGGACATTGAGGCGCAGTTGTCTGCTGAGAGTTGA